The following are from one region of the Paramagnetospirillum magnetotacticum MS-1 genome:
- a CDS encoding NAD(P)/FAD-dependent oxidoreductase — protein sequence MLTQSPAERVDCVVIGAGVVGLAVARALGLAGREVIVLEAEGAIGSGVSSRNSEVIHAGMYYPAGSLRARLCASGNRMLRDYAASRGVSHQMTGKLIVATDAAEAAQLDSILEKGRVNGVEGLVRITAAQAREMEPDLHCVAALLSPATGIIDTHGLMLSLLGEVEAAGGALALKSPVIGGKVTEEGMRLDVGGPEPMALLARNVVLAAGLSSPRLGAALGLAHVPPAYLCKGNYFTLSGRTPFKRLVYPVPVAAGLGVHFTLDLGGRGRFGPDVEWVNAEDYRVDPRRGDSFYAAIRRYWPGLAEGALEPAYAGIRPKITAEGEAAADFLIHGPAQTGVPGVAALYGIESPGLTSCLAIARYVGELLA from the coding sequence GTGTTGACACAAAGCCCCGCCGAGCGGGTCGATTGCGTGGTGATCGGAGCCGGGGTGGTCGGGCTGGCCGTGGCCCGTGCCTTGGGCCTTGCCGGGCGCGAAGTGATCGTGCTGGAAGCCGAAGGCGCTATCGGCTCAGGGGTCTCATCACGCAATTCCGAGGTGATCCATGCCGGGATGTATTATCCGGCGGGCAGCCTGCGGGCGCGGCTTTGCGCATCCGGCAACCGCATGCTGAGGGATTACGCCGCCAGCCGGGGCGTTTCCCACCAGATGACCGGCAAGCTGATCGTCGCCACCGACGCGGCCGAGGCGGCGCAACTGGACTCCATCTTGGAGAAGGGCCGGGTCAACGGGGTGGAGGGTCTGGTCCGCATCACGGCTGCCCAGGCCCGCGAGATGGAGCCTGATCTCCACTGCGTGGCGGCCCTGCTGTCGCCCGCCACCGGCATCATCGACACCCATGGGCTGATGCTGTCGCTGCTGGGCGAGGTGGAGGCGGCGGGCGGCGCCCTGGCGTTGAAGTCTCCGGTGATCGGCGGCAAGGTCACCGAAGAGGGCATGCGGCTGGATGTGGGCGGGCCAGAGCCCATGGCCCTGCTGGCCCGCAACGTGGTGCTGGCAGCCGGGCTGTCGTCTCCGCGCCTGGGCGCTGCCTTGGGGCTGGCCCATGTGCCGCCCGCTTATTTGTGCAAGGGCAATTACTTCACGCTTTCGGGGCGCACGCCGTTCAAGCGGCTGGTCTATCCCGTGCCGGTGGCTGCCGGATTGGGGGTGCACTTCACCCTGGATCTGGGCGGACGTGGACGCTTCGGCCCCGATGTGGAATGGGTGAATGCAGAGGATTACCGCGTCGATCCGAGGCGGGGAGACTCGTTTTACGCCGCCATCCGCCGCTATTGGCCGGGTCTGGCCGAGGGCGCGCTGGAGCCCGCCTATGCCGGAATCCGCCCCAAGATCACCGCCGAGGGTGAGGCGGCGGCCGATTTCCTGATTCACGGCCCGGCCCAGACGGGGGTGCCCGGTGTTGCTGCGCTCTATGGCATTGAGAGCCCGGGTCTGACATCCTGCCTAGCCATCGCCAGGTATGTGGGGGAGTTGCTGGCATGA
- a CDS encoding molybdopterin oxidoreductase family protein, with product MTGSRPVTVNTAFSVCPHDCPSACPLVVEIPEPGRIGRVHGGDMAYTEGVICAKVARYAERVHHPERLTTPLKRVGPKGEGRFAPISWDEALDEIAARFKQAANSLGPQTVWPYFYAGTMGHVQQSAINRLRRIMGYSEQAKTICSTAAGTGWMAGTGAKWGVDPREIPESDLIVIWGANPAATQVHLMGLISQARKARGAKLVVVDPYRTPTAEKADQHLSLRPGTDGALACAMMHVMFRDGLADRAYMARYTDCPERLERHLESRTPQWAAAITGLSADEIEAFARLYGSTKRSYLRSGYGYSRSRNGSVNLHAVSCLPAVSGAWQYKGGGAVQSMGGVFDLKRSLLDGLDVPAPKVRILDMSRIGPVLTHDPRDLAGGPPVTAMLVQNSNPADVAPDSTLVRQGLARDDLFLAVHEQFMTETARFADIVLPATTSMEHADLYTSYGHTFLQVAKPVIAPVGESRANHRMIADLALRLGAIHPGFEMDAWEMIDQVLVASDLPGADELHVLGGLDCAKVFEDAHFLSGFGHEDGRFRFAPEWGMEGLPELPDHLAVTDEADEAHPFRLITPPSRHFLNTSFTEMPTSRTQAGRPTALVHTGDCAALGLAEGDLVAIGNAKAEIIVHVKPTSGIARGVVAVEGIWPSEFFAGGKGVNHLTSAEPALPGGGAVFHDTKVWLKQVEPS from the coding sequence ATGACCGGATCCCGCCCCGTGACCGTCAATACCGCCTTCTCCGTCTGCCCCCATGACTGCCCCAGCGCCTGTCCGCTGGTGGTGGAAATCCCCGAGCCGGGCCGCATCGGCCGGGTGCATGGCGGCGACATGGCCTATACCGAGGGCGTGATCTGCGCCAAGGTGGCGCGCTATGCCGAGCGGGTCCATCACCCCGAGCGCCTGACCACGCCCCTGAAACGCGTCGGGCCCAAGGGCGAGGGCCGCTTCGCCCCCATCTCCTGGGACGAGGCCTTGGACGAGATCGCGGCGCGCTTCAAACAGGCCGCCAACAGCCTAGGGCCGCAAACGGTCTGGCCCTATTTCTATGCCGGAACCATGGGCCATGTGCAGCAATCGGCCATCAACCGCCTGCGCCGCATCATGGGCTATTCGGAACAGGCCAAGACCATCTGCTCGACCGCGGCCGGCACTGGCTGGATGGCGGGAACCGGCGCCAAATGGGGCGTCGACCCGCGCGAAATTCCTGAAAGCGACCTGATCGTCATCTGGGGCGCCAATCCGGCCGCCACCCAGGTGCATCTCATGGGGCTGATCAGTCAGGCGCGCAAAGCGCGGGGCGCAAAGCTGGTGGTGGTCGATCCCTACCGCACCCCCACCGCCGAGAAGGCCGACCAGCATCTCAGCCTGCGTCCCGGCACCGACGGCGCCCTGGCTTGCGCCATGATGCATGTGATGTTCAGAGACGGATTGGCCGACCGCGCCTATATGGCCCGCTACACCGACTGCCCCGAGCGGCTGGAGCGTCACCTGGAAAGCCGCACGCCCCAATGGGCCGCCGCCATCACCGGCCTGTCGGCAGACGAGATCGAGGCCTTCGCGCGGCTTTACGGATCGACCAAGCGCTCCTATTTGCGGTCGGGCTATGGCTATTCGCGCTCGCGCAATGGTTCGGTCAATCTGCACGCCGTCAGCTGCCTGCCCGCCGTTTCCGGTGCGTGGCAGTATAAAGGCGGCGGCGCGGTCCAGAGCATGGGCGGCGTCTTCGACCTCAAACGCAGCTTGCTCGACGGCCTCGATGTGCCCGCGCCCAAGGTCCGCATTCTGGATATGAGCCGCATCGGCCCGGTGCTGACCCATGACCCCAGGGATCTGGCGGGCGGCCCGCCTGTGACCGCCATGCTAGTCCAGAACTCCAATCCGGCGGATGTGGCCCCCGACAGTACTCTGGTGCGCCAGGGGCTGGCCCGCGACGACCTGTTCCTGGCCGTGCACGAGCAGTTCATGACCGAGACGGCGCGCTTCGCCGACATCGTGCTGCCCGCCACTACCAGCATGGAACACGCCGATCTTTACACCAGCTACGGCCACACCTTCCTGCAGGTGGCCAAGCCGGTGATTGCGCCGGTGGGCGAGAGCCGCGCCAATCACCGGATGATCGCCGATCTGGCCTTGCGCTTAGGCGCAATCCATCCCGGTTTCGAGATGGACGCGTGGGAGATGATCGATCAGGTACTGGTGGCCTCGGACCTGCCGGGCGCCGACGAGTTGCATGTTCTGGGCGGTCTCGACTGCGCCAAAGTGTTCGAGGATGCCCATTTCCTGTCGGGCTTCGGCCACGAGGATGGGCGCTTCCGCTTCGCCCCCGAATGGGGCATGGAGGGACTGCCCGAACTGCCCGATCATCTGGCCGTCACCGATGAGGCGGACGAGGCCCATCCCTTCCGCCTGATCACGCCGCCGTCGCGGCATTTCCTCAATACCAGCTTCACCGAGATGCCCACCTCGCGGACCCAGGCCGGGCGGCCCACCGCCCTGGTCCATACGGGTGACTGCGCCGCATTGGGGCTGGCCGAGGGTGATCTGGTGGCCATCGGCAATGCCAAGGCCGAGATCATCGTGCACGTGAAGCCGACCAGCGGCATCGCGCGTGGCGTGGTGGCGGTGGAAGGCATCTGGCCCAGTGAATTCTTCGCGGGCGGCAAGGGCGTCAATCACCTCACCAGCGCCGAACCCGCCCTGCCCGGCGGCGGCGCCGTCTTTCACGACACCAAGGTCTGGCTGAAACAGGTGGAACCGTCATGA
- a CDS encoding division plane positioning ATPase MipZ translates to MKKAHVIVVGNEKGGTGKSTISMHLIVSLLDKGLSVGSIDIDARQATLSRYIGNRAARQDRAELNLPIPEHIPIPPSGDAQADCARLDEVFKDFAARHDVVVIDTPGSDHPMSRLGHSFADTLVTPLNDSLVDLDVLALVEPGTMKIRRPSHYAEMVWETKKTRAMRGEKAVVDWIVLRNRLSNLDARNKRDMEKLLAELSKRVGFRVIPGLGERVIYRSMFLEGLTLVDLKKKPLGFDFNMSHVAARQELRTLVDAIGLGLPATA, encoded by the coding sequence ATGAAAAAGGCCCATGTCATCGTCGTCGGCAATGAGAAGGGCGGCACAGGCAAGTCCACCATCTCCATGCATCTGATCGTCAGCCTGCTGGACAAGGGATTGTCGGTGGGCAGCATCGATATCGACGCCCGCCAGGCCACCCTGTCGCGCTATATCGGCAACCGTGCCGCCCGCCAGGACAGGGCCGAGTTGAACCTGCCGATCCCTGAGCACATCCCCATTCCGCCCAGCGGCGACGCCCAGGCCGATTGCGCCCGGCTGGACGAGGTATTCAAGGACTTTGCCGCCCGCCACGACGTGGTGGTGATCGACACGCCCGGTTCCGACCACCCCATGTCACGCCTGGGCCATTCCTTCGCCGACACTCTGGTGACGCCCCTGAACGATTCCCTGGTGGATCTGGACGTTCTGGCCCTGGTGGAGCCCGGCACCATGAAGATCCGCCGCCCCAGCCATTATGCCGAAATGGTTTGGGAGACCAAGAAGACCCGCGCCATGCGGGGCGAGAAGGCGGTGGTGGACTGGATCGTGCTGAGAAACCGCCTGTCCAATCTGGACGCGCGCAACAAGCGCGACATGGAAAAGCTGCTGGCCGAATTGTCCAAGCGCGTTGGTTTCCGCGTCATTCCCGGCCTGGGCGAGCGGGTGATCTACCGCTCCATGTTCCTGGAAGGCCTGACCCTGGTCGATCTGAAGAAGAAGCCGCTCGGCTTCGACTTCAACATGAGCCATGTAGCGGCGCGCCAGGAGTTGCGCACCCTGGTGGACGCCATCGGATTGGGGCTGCCCGCTACCGCTTAA
- a CDS encoding EamA family transporter → MRSRMGSVSPWLGWALLSAVFAAMTAIFAKAGLSAGIESDMATLLRTGVILVVLALFVAATGKWSDPTLIAPQAWSFITLSALATGASWVCYFRALKLGEASKVAPIDKLSVVLVALFAVLFLGERPSLRDWSGIALIASGVLLLALKR, encoded by the coding sequence ATGAGGTCGCGGATGGGCTCGGTATCGCCATGGCTTGGCTGGGCGCTGTTATCGGCGGTCTTTGCCGCCATGACGGCCATATTCGCCAAGGCCGGTCTGAGCGCTGGCATCGAGTCCGACATGGCGACCTTGCTGCGCACCGGGGTGATCCTGGTGGTGCTGGCCCTGTTCGTGGCTGCTACGGGCAAATGGAGCGATCCCACCCTGATCGCGCCCCAGGCCTGGAGCTTCATCACCCTGTCGGCCCTGGCGACGGGGGCGTCCTGGGTGTGCTATTTCCGCGCGCTGAAACTGGGCGAGGCCTCGAAGGTCGCGCCCATCGACAAGCTGAGCGTGGTGCTGGTGGCCCTCTTCGCCGTCCTGTTCCTGGGCGAGCGCCCCTCGCTTCGCGATTGGAGCGGCATCGCCCTGATCGCCAGCGGTGTTCTGCTCCTGGCGCTTAAGCGGTAG
- a CDS encoding cache domain-containing protein, with translation MAEPEQILELTQAVHTVANDKISEIKKVTGTTRILSLNALIEAARAGELGRGFAVVANEVKNVSDNINTITQSLEGELSSSINDLMNLGQVMVKQLRGSRLADLALNMIEIIDRNLYERSCDVRWWATDSAVVDCLAGDSAEAANFACKRLGVILDSYTVYLDLWIADAEGRVVASGRPNRYPRAIGSSVAGESWFRDAMATRDGGEYAVADISTNSQLEGAQVATYSAAIREGGDNNGRVIGALGIFFDWQAQAETVVKGVRLREEEKAGTRCLLLDQDHRVIASSDGVGVLTETLPLDTRSGPVGSYVDDHGTVTGYSLTPGYETYEGLGWYGVIIQHPKGAVTVKPH, from the coding sequence ATGGCCGAGCCCGAGCAGATCCTGGAACTGACCCAGGCGGTACACACGGTTGCCAATGACAAGATCAGCGAGATCAAGAAGGTGACGGGCACCACCCGCATCCTGTCGCTGAACGCCTTGATCGAGGCCGCGCGGGCGGGAGAGTTGGGGCGCGGCTTCGCCGTGGTCGCCAACGAGGTGAAGAACGTTTCGGACAATATCAACACCATCACCCAGTCGCTGGAAGGTGAGCTATCGTCTTCCATCAACGACCTGATGAATCTCGGCCAGGTGATGGTCAAGCAATTGCGCGGCTCGCGTCTGGCCGATCTGGCGCTCAACATGATCGAGATCATCGACCGCAACCTCTATGAGCGTTCCTGCGATGTGCGCTGGTGGGCCACCGATTCCGCCGTGGTGGACTGTCTGGCGGGGGACTCGGCCGAGGCGGCCAATTTCGCCTGCAAGCGCCTGGGCGTCATTCTCGATTCCTATACGGTCTATCTCGATCTGTGGATCGCCGATGCCGAGGGCCGGGTGGTGGCTTCGGGCCGTCCCAACCGCTATCCCCGCGCCATCGGGTCCAGTGTGGCGGGCGAGTCGTGGTTCAGGGACGCCATGGCCACCCGTGACGGTGGGGAATACGCGGTGGCCGATATTTCCACCAATTCCCAATTGGAGGGTGCCCAGGTGGCCACCTACAGCGCCGCCATCCGCGAAGGCGGCGACAATAACGGCCGGGTGATCGGCGCGCTGGGGATCTTCTTCGATTGGCAGGCCCAGGCCGAGACGGTGGTCAAGGGCGTGCGCCTGCGCGAGGAGGAGAAGGCAGGGACGCGATGTCTGCTGCTGGATCAGGACCATCGGGTGATCGCCTCCTCGGACGGGGTGGGCGTGCTGACCGAGACGCTGCCGCTGGACACCAGATCGGGGCCGGTTGGGTCCTATGTGGACGACCACGGCACGGTGACCGGGTATAGCCTGACTCCGGGCTACGAGACCTATGAGGGGCTGGGCTGGTATGGCGTGATCATTCAGCATCCCAAGGGGGCAGTGACGGTCAAGCCTCATTGA
- the dksA gene encoding RNA polymerase-binding protein DksA, which translates to MTVMLPPDYIPSEDEPFMNDTMREYFRQKLLRWRAELLRESDETLQHLQEGGMQEPDIADRASAEADRALELRTRDRERKLISKIDAAIGRVADGSYGYCEETGEPISIRRLEARPIATLSIEAQERHERLERTHRED; encoded by the coding sequence ATGACCGTCATGTTGCCGCCGGACTATATTCCGTCCGAGGACGAGCCCTTCATGAACGACACCATGAGGGAGTATTTCCGCCAGAAGCTGCTGCGGTGGCGGGCGGAGCTCCTGCGGGAATCCGACGAGACGTTGCAGCATCTCCAGGAAGGCGGGATGCAGGAGCCCGATATCGCCGACCGCGCCTCGGCCGAGGCCGACCGCGCCCTTGAATTGCGGACCCGTGATCGCGAGCGCAAGCTGATCTCCAAGATCGACGCCGCCATCGGTCGCGTCGCCGACGGTTCCTACGGCTATTGCGAGGAAACGGGCGAGCCCATCAGCATCCGCCGGTTGGAGGCGCGGCCCATCGCCACCCTGTCCATCGAGGCGCAGGAGCGCCATGAGCGTCTGGAGCGGACGCACCGCGAGGACTAG
- a CDS encoding flagellar assembly protein FliX, with protein sequence MKISGVGSKGAVSGTKKSESAGAKGGFKKALIESMDSMEEAHAVEAPMGMAGIDALLVVQQVDNSVEREARRRLVRRGEELLDGLEELRHGLLMGEIPANRMVSLAQNVRTRRENCADPRLAAILDEIELRVEVELAKLSPRG encoded by the coding sequence ATGAAAATTTCAGGCGTGGGCTCCAAGGGTGCCGTCTCCGGTACCAAGAAGTCCGAAAGTGCAGGCGCCAAGGGCGGGTTCAAAAAAGCTCTCATCGAATCCATGGATTCGATGGAGGAGGCGCATGCCGTCGAGGCCCCCATGGGCATGGCCGGCATCGATGCCCTTCTGGTGGTGCAGCAGGTGGATAATTCCGTCGAGCGCGAGGCCCGGCGCCGTCTGGTGCGCCGGGGCGAGGAATTGCTGGACGGTCTGGAAGAACTGCGCCACGGCCTGCTGATGGGCGAAATTCCCGCCAACCGCATGGTGAGTCTGGCCCAGAACGTGCGGACCCGGCGCGAGAACTGCGCCGATCCCCGTCTTGCCGCCATCCTTGACGAAATCGAACTTCGCGTCGAAGTCGAACTGGCCAAACTGTCGCCGCGCGGCTGA
- a CDS encoding flagellar basal body P-ring protein FlgI encodes MKPFARRALFAAEPIRALLLAASLLAATLGLMPADAFGASRIKDIADFEGVRDNMLVGYGLVVGLNGTGDSLTNAPFTKESLTGMLERLGVNIRDKTGAITSVSPKNVAAVMVTAVLPPFARQGTRIDTNVSAMGDAKDLRGGTLLVTPLIGADGEVYAVGQGQVATGGFTASGASGSSVTKGVPTAGRIANGAIVERELPFEMSHLESVKVSLRNPDFTTSRRIAQAVNSFLGGDMARPVDPGTVQITVPPGYRGNVVGLLTDVEQLRVEPDQMARVVIDEVSGTIVMGENVRISTVAIAQGQLTIRITETPQVSQPSPFSDAGTTTTVQRTDIQVDEGAGNKLAVVPHKVTLQELVEGLNSLGIGPRDLIVILQAIKAAGALQAELEVL; translated from the coding sequence ATGAAGCCCTTTGCCCGCCGAGCCCTTTTCGCCGCCGAACCGATCCGCGCTCTGCTGCTGGCCGCCTCTCTGCTGGCTGCGACGCTGGGCCTGATGCCCGCCGACGCCTTCGGAGCGTCGCGCATCAAGGACATCGCCGATTTCGAAGGGGTCCGCGACAATATGCTGGTGGGCTACGGCCTGGTGGTCGGTCTCAACGGCACGGGCGACTCGCTCACCAACGCGCCGTTCACCAAGGAAAGCCTGACCGGCATGCTGGAGCGTCTGGGCGTCAATATCCGCGACAAGACCGGCGCCATCACCTCGGTCAGCCCCAAGAACGTGGCCGCCGTCATGGTCACCGCCGTCCTGCCGCCCTTCGCCCGCCAGGGCACCCGCATCGACACCAATGTCTCGGCCATGGGCGATGCCAAGGATCTGCGCGGCGGTACCCTTCTGGTCACCCCGCTGATCGGCGCCGATGGCGAGGTCTATGCCGTGGGTCAGGGCCAGGTGGCCACCGGCGGCTTCACCGCCTCGGGCGCCTCGGGCTCTTCCGTCACCAAGGGCGTGCCCACTGCGGGCCGCATCGCCAACGGGGCCATCGTCGAGCGTGAATTGCCCTTCGAGATGTCGCATCTTGAATCGGTCAAGGTATCGCTCCGCAATCCCGACTTCACCACGTCGCGCCGCATCGCCCAGGCGGTCAATTCCTTCCTGGGCGGCGACATGGCGCGGCCCGTGGACCCCGGCACGGTGCAGATCACCGTTCCCCCAGGCTATCGTGGCAATGTGGTCGGCCTGCTGACCGATGTGGAGCAACTGCGCGTCGAGCCCGACCAGATGGCCCGTGTTGTCATCGACGAGGTCTCGGGCACCATCGTCATGGGCGAGAATGTGCGCATCAGCACCGTCGCCATCGCCCAGGGCCAGCTCACCATCCGCATCACCGAGACGCCGCAGGTGTCGCAGCCTTCGCCCTTCTCCGACGCGGGCACCACCACCACCGTGCAGCGCACCGACATCCAGGTGGACGAGGGCGCGGGCAACAAGCTGGCCGTGGTTCCCCACAAGGTCACCTTGCAGGAACTGGTCGAGGGCCTGAACAGCCTTGGCATCGGCCCGCGCGATCTGATCGTCATCCTTCAGGCCATCAAGGCGGCGGGTGCGCTGCAGGCCGAGCTGGAGGTGCTGTGA
- a CDS encoding rod-binding protein: MSLLPSMAATPYTDNGMPGMKMPMASTKDTAKAAKAGRQFEAMFMSQMITHMFEGIKADGIFGGGNGEEMFRSLLVDEYGKMVANKGNGIGIGAAVQKMLLSHQEVQ, encoded by the coding sequence ATGAGCCTTCTTCCCTCCATGGCCGCCACGCCTTACACCGATAACGGCATGCCCGGCATGAAGATGCCCATGGCCAGCACCAAGGACACCGCCAAGGCCGCCAAAGCGGGCCGCCAGTTCGAGGCCATGTTCATGAGCCAGATGATCACCCATATGTTCGAGGGCATCAAAGCCGACGGAATCTTCGGCGGCGGCAACGGCGAGGAGATGTTCCGGTCCCTGCTGGTCGATGAATACGGCAAAATGGTCGCCAACAAAGGCAATGGCATCGGGATCGGCGCCGCCGTCCAGAAAATGCTGCTGAGCCATCAGGAGGTGCAGTGA
- a CDS encoding flagellar protein FlgN encodes MTDDLDFHDHELLDDDELARAQAEAELFWYDDLLFACSNLCDLLDIENEALLTHDPETVRLLADNKASLARLYEQSVQPLMDEPDLAALLDEDRREMLVAVGTRLNELVETNARRLKAEMEAYQRVMDIMVDAAKKNVISTTAYGKAGIFDANAGPGGSLSFNKAL; translated from the coding sequence ATGACCGACGATCTCGATTTCCACGACCACGAGCTTCTGGACGACGATGAACTCGCCCGCGCTCAGGCCGAGGCCGAACTGTTCTGGTATGACGACCTGCTGTTCGCCTGCTCCAATCTGTGCGACCTGCTCGACATCGAGAACGAAGCCCTGCTGACCCACGACCCGGAGACGGTGCGCCTGCTGGCCGACAACAAGGCCTCCCTGGCCCGGCTTTACGAACAGTCGGTTCAGCCCCTGATGGACGAGCCCGACCTGGCCGCCCTGCTGGACGAAGACCGCCGCGAGATGCTGGTGGCCGTGGGCACCCGGCTGAACGAACTGGTCGAGACCAATGCCCGACGCCTCAAGGCCGAGATGGAAGCCTATCAGCGGGTGATGGACATCATGGTCGACGCCGCCAAAAAGAACGTCATCAGCACCACCGCCTATGGCAAGGCTGGCATCTTCGACGCCAATGCCGGGCCCGGCGGATCGCTGTCTTTCAACAAAGCTCTGTAA